GTCGGTGATCACTTTGATTGTGTGAGCTTGGAAATAGGGCCGCAGCTTTTGGGTCATCTTCATTAGCACGAGGGTTAGCTTCTCGATCGGGGAGGACCGCGCCTCGGGCCTAACGAGGACATGGCTAACGTGGTATACGGGTTGTTTCATTGGTGGCATTTCCTGAACTAACACCGAGCTGACTGCTTCAATCGAGGCCGCCAAGTAGAGGCCAAGGGTTTCGCCTAGCTCAGGTGAGGCGAGTCGAGGCAAGCGGGTGAGGCACGCCTTCAACTTTTTGAAGGCTTCTTCGCATTCCGAGGTCCATGTAAAGTTGTCGGCCTATCACAGAGCCCGGAAGAAAGGGAGGCACTTGTCGCCCGAGCGTGGCACGAACCTGTTGAGCGCTGCCAACTTCCTAGTGAGTCGCTACACCTCCTTGATCGAGCGGGGGGAATGCATCTCGGTTATGGCCTgaaccttttccgggttggcatCTATCCTCCTCTAGTGAATGACAAAGCCGAGGAACCTCCCCAAGCTGACCCCGAAGATGCACTTCGCGGGATTCAGATGCATGTTGAACCGTCTGAGCATGTTTGAAATGTTTTTGCCAGGTTGGTCAAGTGCACGCTTGCAGCCTTGCTCTTTACAATCATGTCGTCAACGTATACTTCCATATTCGTCCTGAGCTGGTGCTTGAACAGCTTGTCAACCATCCTTTGATAAGTTGCCCCAGCATTCTTCAGACCGAAGGGCATCACTTTGTAGCAATACACCCCTCTGTTGGTGATGAAGGAGGTGCTCTCTTGATCTTGAGTTGCCAACCAGATTTTGTTGTAGCCCAAGAATGCATCCATGAATGTAAGGAGTTCATAGCCCGCAATGGCGTCGACTAGTTGGTCTATCCTAGGAAGTAGATAGTAGTCCTTGGGGCATGCCCGGTTGAGATCAGTGTAATCATCGCTTCCATTGGATTTCTTAATGAGAACTACATTCGACAACCACTGAGAGTATTTCACCTTGGTAATGAATCCTGCTTCTTTAAGGCAGTCGACCTCGTCGTTGATTGCCTTCTGTCGGTTGGGCATGAACTTCCTTGGTCTTTGCCTCATCGGCCGAGCCTCGGGGTCGATGTTGAGACAATGTTGGGTTACCTCCGGGTCAATCCCGGGCATCTCCTCGGGGGACCATGCGAACACATCGGTATTTTTTCTCAGAAAATCGATGAGGTGGAGCTGATCCACTTCGGGGAACGTCATCCCAATTTTCATAGTCAGATTGGGTCGGTTCCTTTTCAGGGGTACCTCGATGAGTTGCTCGGGGGGCTCCAGCTCCATCAGCACTATGGTCCCCTCGTGGGGGTTAGGGACTTAACGGAGGTGTGACTTCCCCAGGAGAGTAACCGCCATAAGATACCATCACCTTGACTCTCCCGGATCACTTCGAGATTCCCCAATCCCCGCCGAAGTCGGAAACTTGATGGCCCTATGGTAGGTGGATACCACCACCTTTAACTTGTTGAGCATCGGTCGGCTGAGGATGACATTGTAGGCCGAGGGtagatcgactaccatgaaggtagtcattATTGTCTTTGCTCTCAGATCTTCCTCGATGGTGACAGGGGGGATGGCGGTCCTGAGCAAGGAGATGGAATCCCCCGTGAATCCAGTGAGTGTCGATGCCATAGGGGTGGGTCCTCCTTGGTCAAACTGAGCTTCTTGAAGACATCGAGGTACAGGACGTCGGCGGAACTCCTGATGTCGACCATCACCCTTTTGACCCGAGTGTTGGCGATCCgaatggagatcaccaaagcatTATCATGATGGGAGCACTCGACTTCTTTGGCTCCGAAAGTGATTTCAGGCTCGAGCTCGGGCCAGAGACGTTTCTCGACCGCGCTTCGAGCGTAGGCCTTCCTCGTCGCTGAGCTGTTGTCGTCGGCTGCTGGTCCTCCAAAGTTGATGTCGATCTGTCTTTCGATGGGTCCCCTAGGGCGTGGAGTCGCTTCTCGGGGTTTCTTAAGATAGCGCCTGAGGTGACCTCTCCGGATCAGTTCCTCAATTTGATTATAGAGGTCGTGGCAGTCTTCCGTGTCATGGCCATAGTCATagtggaacctgcaatatttggaCTGATCTTTGTGAGTAGTTTTCATGGGGTTGGGCTGTCGCTAGAGACCTTTCTCCCTGATTTGGAGAAAGATCTCAGTACGAGATGTGTTCAGAgggagaggcgggggcctcgggAGCAGTAACTCTTGTCGGTCGGGCCTCCGGTGGGGTTGCACCTGGGCTGCTGAGGTCGTTCCCTAGGATTGttccgcccttggcctcttgcctTCCATGCGCTTTCCCACCACCAAAGCTTCGACGGCAATGTACTGGTTAGCGCGTTGGAGAATCTCGAGGATGGTTACTGGCGGCTTCTCGATTAGCtaccagaagaaccttgaaggcttcaagcccatcagaaatgcctgcatgattaaagaggggtgagcatTTGGGAATCCCCGAATCTCAGTGGCGAAACGTGCCACAAACTAAGAGAGTGACTCATCTTCGTGTTGAGATAACACGAgaaaggtggccatggaaggcctgggtcgTACGCTAGTGAGGAAATTCTGCTCAAACTccctggcgagctggtcgaaggacacGATTGAGGACTGGCGTAGCCGGCTGAACCACGCTCGTGTTGGTCCCCTAAAGGTGGTTGAGAATGCCCGACACATCAGTGCATcgaaggtgccatagagggccatttgAGCCCGAAATGCGGCAACATGCTCCGCGGGGTCGGAGCTGCCATCATAGGTCTCCAATGCTGGCAGCTTGAAGTTgagggtgttaggatcaagagcactaagaggggggggggggggggggggtgggtgaattagtgtagcagaaaactttcgacgattaaaatcgcgttcgtacgataagagcgatttcagtagaaaatccgattcgtaaatcactttaacttgtaaccaagaaatatgtagttaaagcaaagatataaaggtagtttgcagttatgatagaaatcagaatgtaaacacaaactgaaatatgatgttcgtacgataaaaatgatttacgtctaaacgccgattcggaaaatgcagagcttgaaacaagatcgtatatgtgcagaaggtagtaagctattgaggagatttgcagtaaggataagatgctcaaagtaaatgcaaaccgagatttagagtggttcggtcaatcttgacctactccacttttggcttcctccaccgacgagatcaccgacgtcaactagaggccttcctttaataggcgaaggccaaccacccttttatagtttcactccttttgacgggcttaggagacaacccttacagaattttctttcctctcttaacagattagaacttggaagaaatgaggaagaagaactttcaactcatacaacacttttgagctctaaaaatcacaaagtaaaatcagaatttcggtggtttctaggtgccttttcagtgctgaaagggtggagtatttatatgccccaacctagtttgaatttggagctcaaaactgtcaattcccggaattccgggatctggcagttgcaccgcctggcagagctcgaagactgagcctctgggcggtgccacctcctatcaggggcagttgcacctcctgccagagctcgaagaccgagctcaagcggtgccaccgcctgactgaggcggttgcaccgctcatccagagctcggagaccgagcccaagcgatgccacctcctgttaggggcggttgcaccgcccagtcttgctcagagactgagcccaggcggtgccaccgcctggcttgggcggttcaaccgcctggcagaaatcatggtccgaatgggttgatccattcagcccaatttgggttttttaggggcccaattgccccaagattaagttaatgggatcacctcccatttctaacttaatcattgtgctaactacgatatttcctaagacatttactgcaacttgctccggtgcgtcaatcgcttcttccggcgagcttccggcgaacttccgtcgatcatccgatgaaccctcggtgatgctcctgcggacttccgggaaactcctggacttgcgacgatccacttggtgagttccgatgagcttctttggcaagctcatggacttctcggatttgttcccgtagaacctccgacgactgtccgaacttccgtcgaactctcgaactcccaacgtgatcattgtcttgactccgacgcaactcctgctgcatgtctttcttctatcgtagttaatcctgcacacttaaaacaaaacttcaatcgagacaattaatcctaagcaattaaccaagttgtccggcatgtcattggtccctcgaagcttcgtccaattcttcggcgcatcgtcctctcctgtagcctattgcccaatcgaccagttgactctgcaactccgatatccttggcacaatacccgctcttcttgggtcgatacccgagtccacggcccgaagccttctgtcgatacgtcgaccgatccaccagcccgacatccaatcttctaacatgttcctccagcacaacatgattttcctgctttaattgtctcatcctgatcgaagcatcctacgtcactcaaaacacagattaaatcataaacatatatcaagtagtttcatcatcaaaatacgagattcaatagaggtGTCTAGGCTTGTCCTGTATTTCCTGAGTAAAAGGGGATTCGCCCGAGCCGCCTTTGTTCGACTCGCTCCGCGATTTCTGGAACTCGCGCTGGAACTTGTCCAAGcattggttgacccgggacaattGGATCCTGAACAAGTCATTCGCCGAGTCGGATGATATGGTGTTAGGCTCGGAGCGGGGTGGTGTGATTCAgtagggtgcgggtatgctctgctcaagcggacctctcgggtccgtcgtTTAGTCTCAGGCTTCTCCTATCTCGACCTGCTCCCTGCTCGACCTTTGCTGGGTTGGGTCAGTCGAGGGAGCTGCTAGCCGCATGATTTGGGGAATGAGTGGGATGAGCGTCTGCATTATCCCCGCCATTgcttgtacttgcttggtcaggctgaggaatgcctTGTGCAACACAGCCGAGGGTCCTACAATAAGTCTAGGGGGTGACCACcctgggtcattgaacaggcGCCAATAGCGATCTGGCATCAAGGTCGGGATCCCCCCATCTCTGTGGACGAGGAGGGATTGATCTCTGGGCCCGACGGAGGGGTGACCAGTCGGTGGTTCTCTTTCGGGGAGAGCTCCTACGAGATGCTCctacgacatggccctccttTGAGCACCAAAAATGTTGGTAAACAAATGTGCCGTGGCTGGTGAGTTGGCACGGCTCGGTCCAcgagtcgatgtcgggagtcttctgccGGTTGAGTTGGACGCCAAGGTAGGCCGAGCCCtcgcgacggggtgttgatcaATGTTTCTCGGTCCGGGCACCGTCTGCATTGAGCAGCTTCTCTCTATTCCCGGGCTGGTGGTAGCTCGCCTTTGTTCAGCGAATGGCGATTCCTAGGTCGAGACGCTCGTGGCTCGAGGGTAGCCACTTGCTTGTAAAAATagccttcgtcgggtgattcccgactttggaccctccgacgagcaagtcagtagttgtgtttctcttctcttttttttgccCTCTCCCTCTGGCCGGATGCCGGCCAGgggcttttatattattgtacaaGGGTCAGTCACACACGGGTTCAGTGTGGTGGTTGATCCTCGGGGGATTAGACGGTGCCGCCCCGAGTTTTCGAGATGGGACATGCCAAATAGTGCTTTGGTACAGATTTTGACTTAGCGTGTGGGGGTGCTCCCCTTGCTGACCTGACATCGGTACGGATTCTAACTTAGCGTGTGGGGGGGCTCCCCTTGATGACTCGGCTATAGCGTGGCGTGGCATCGGTTGTGATGTGTCCTTGATCCAAAGTATACATTATCACGT
The window above is part of the Musa acuminata AAA Group cultivar baxijiao chromosome BXJ2-6, Cavendish_Baxijiao_AAA, whole genome shotgun sequence genome. Proteins encoded here:
- the LOC135613906 gene encoding uncharacterized protein LOC135613906; protein product: MKTTHKDQSKYCRFHYDYGHDTEDCHDLYNQIEELIRRGHLRRYLKKPREATPRPRGPIERQIDINFGGPAADDNSSATRKAYARSAVEKRLWPELEPEITFGAKEVECSHHDNALVISIRIANTRVKRVMVDIRSSADVLYLDVFKKLSLTKEDPPLWHRHSLDSRGIPSPCSGPPSPLSPSRKI